In the genome of Capra hircus breed San Clemente chromosome 5, ASM170441v1, whole genome shotgun sequence, one region contains:
- the ALG10 gene encoding dol-P-Glc:Glc(2)Man(9)GlcNAc(2)-PP-Dol alpha-1,2-glucosyltransferase isoform X2, whose protein sequence is MITTLPGLYLLSVGVVKPASWIFGWSEHVVCSIGMLRFVNLLFSVGNFYLLYLLLRKVQPRHKASSCIQRILSTLTLAIFPTLYFFNFLYYTEAGSMFFTLFAYLMCLYGNHKTSALLGFCGFMFRQTNIIWAIFCAGNVIAQKLTEAWKTELQKKKEERPAPIKGPFSEFRKILQFLLAYSMSFKNLSMLLLLTWPYILLMFLFCAFVAVNGGIVIGDRSSHEACLHFPQLFYFFSFTLFFSFPHLLSLNKIRAFLCLVWKRRIQFFVITLVSVFLVWKFTYAHKYLLADNRHYTFYVWKRVFQRYEIVKYLLVPVYIFAGWSIADSLKSKSIFWNLMFFICLFTVTVPQKLLEFRYFILPYVIYRLNIPLPPTSRLVCELGCYAIVNFLTFYIFLNKTFQWPNSQDIQRFMW, encoded by the exons ATGATTACTACATTACCTGGCTTATACCTGCTGTCAGTTGGAGTGGTCAAACCTGCCAGTTGGATCTTTGGATGGTCAGAACATGTTGTCTGCTCCATTGGAATGCTCCGATTTGTTAACCTTCTCTTCAGTGTTGGCAACTTCTATTTACTATACTTGCTTCTCCGCAAAGTGCAACCCAGACACAAG gCTTCCTCATGTATCCAGAGAATTTTGTCAACATTAACATTAGCAATATTTCCCACactctatttttttaacttcctttATTATACAGAAGCAGGATCCATGTTTTTTACTCTTTTTGCCTACTTGATGTGTCTTTATGGAAATCATAAAACTTCAGCCTTGCTTGGATTTTGTGGCTTCATGTTTCGTCAAACAAATATCATCTGGGCTATCTTCTGTGCAGGAAATGTCATTGCACAAAAGTTGACTGAAGCTTGGAAAACTGAGctacagaagaagaaagaagagaggccTGCCCCTATTAAAGGACCATTTTCAGAATTCAGGAaaattcttcagtttcttttggcTTATTCCATGTCCTTTAAGAACTTGAGTATGCTTTTACTTTTGACTTGGCCCTACATTCTTCTCATGTTTCTATTCTGTGCTTTTGTGGCAGTTAATGGTGGAATTGTTATTGGTGACCGGAGTAGTCATGAAGCCTGTCTACACTTTCCTCAGCTGttctactttttctcttttactctctttttttcctttcctcacctGCTGTCTCTTAACAAAATCAGGGCTTTTCTTTGCTTAGTTTGGAAACGGAGAATTCAGTTTTTTGTGATAACTTTAGTCTCTGTATTTTTAGTTTGGAAATTTACTTATGCTCATAAATACCTGCTAGCAGATAATAGACACTATACATTCTATGTGTGGAAAAGAGTTTTTCAAAGATAtgaaattgtgaaatatttgttAGTTCCAGTCTATATATTTGCTGGTTGGAGTATTGCTGACTCATTAAAATCAAAGTCAATTTTCTGGAATTTAatgtttttcatatgtttatttactGTTACAGTACCTCAGAAGCTGCTAGAATTTCGTTACTTCATTTTACCCTATGTTATTTATAGGCTTAATATACCTCTGCCACCCACATCCAGACTTGTTTGTGAGCTGGGTTGCTATGCAATTGTGAACTTCCTAACCTTTTATATCTTTCTGAACAAGACTTTTCAATGGCCTAATAGTCAAGACATTCAGAGGTTCATGTGGTAA
- the ALG10 gene encoding dol-P-Glc:Glc(2)Man(9)GlcNAc(2)-PP-Dol alpha-1,2-glucosyltransferase isoform X3 produces the protein MGAGMAQLEGYYFSAALSCTFLVSCLLFSAFSRALREPYMDEIFHLPQAQRYCEGHFSLSQWDPMITTLPGLYLLSVGVVKPASWIFGWSEHVVCSIGMLRFVNLLFSVGNFYLLYLLLRKVQPRHKEMSLHKS, from the exons ATGGGGGCAGGAATGGCTCAGCTGGAGGGTTACTATTTCTCGGCTGCCCTGAGCTGTACTTTTTTAGTGTCCTGCCtccttttctctgctttcagCCGGGCCCTGCGAGAGCCCTACATGGACGAGATCTTCCACCTGCCGCAGGCGCAGCGCTACTGTGAGGGCCATTTCTCTCTCTCGCAG TGGGACCCCATGATTACTACATTACCTGGCTTATACCTGCTGTCAGTTGGAGTGGTCAAACCTGCCAGTTGGATCTTTGGATGGTCAGAACATGTTGTCTGCTCCATTGGAATGCTCCGATTTGTTAACCTTCTCTTCAGTGTTGGCAACTTCTATTTACTATACTTGCTTCTCCGCAAAGTGCAACCCAGACACAAG GAAATGTCATTGCACAAAAGTTGA
- the ALG10 gene encoding dol-P-Glc:Glc(2)Man(9)GlcNAc(2)-PP-Dol alpha-1,2-glucosyltransferase isoform X1: MGAGMAQLEGYYFSAALSCTFLVSCLLFSAFSRALREPYMDEIFHLPQAQRYCEGHFSLSQWDPMITTLPGLYLLSVGVVKPASWIFGWSEHVVCSIGMLRFVNLLFSVGNFYLLYLLLRKVQPRHKASSCIQRILSTLTLAIFPTLYFFNFLYYTEAGSMFFTLFAYLMCLYGNHKTSALLGFCGFMFRQTNIIWAIFCAGNVIAQKLTEAWKTELQKKKEERPAPIKGPFSEFRKILQFLLAYSMSFKNLSMLLLLTWPYILLMFLFCAFVAVNGGIVIGDRSSHEACLHFPQLFYFFSFTLFFSFPHLLSLNKIRAFLCLVWKRRIQFFVITLVSVFLVWKFTYAHKYLLADNRHYTFYVWKRVFQRYEIVKYLLVPVYIFAGWSIADSLKSKSIFWNLMFFICLFTVTVPQKLLEFRYFILPYVIYRLNIPLPPTSRLVCELGCYAIVNFLTFYIFLNKTFQWPNSQDIQRFMW; this comes from the exons ATGGGGGCAGGAATGGCTCAGCTGGAGGGTTACTATTTCTCGGCTGCCCTGAGCTGTACTTTTTTAGTGTCCTGCCtccttttctctgctttcagCCGGGCCCTGCGAGAGCCCTACATGGACGAGATCTTCCACCTGCCGCAGGCGCAGCGCTACTGTGAGGGCCATTTCTCTCTCTCGCAG TGGGACCCCATGATTACTACATTACCTGGCTTATACCTGCTGTCAGTTGGAGTGGTCAAACCTGCCAGTTGGATCTTTGGATGGTCAGAACATGTTGTCTGCTCCATTGGAATGCTCCGATTTGTTAACCTTCTCTTCAGTGTTGGCAACTTCTATTTACTATACTTGCTTCTCCGCAAAGTGCAACCCAGACACAAG gCTTCCTCATGTATCCAGAGAATTTTGTCAACATTAACATTAGCAATATTTCCCACactctatttttttaacttcctttATTATACAGAAGCAGGATCCATGTTTTTTACTCTTTTTGCCTACTTGATGTGTCTTTATGGAAATCATAAAACTTCAGCCTTGCTTGGATTTTGTGGCTTCATGTTTCGTCAAACAAATATCATCTGGGCTATCTTCTGTGCAGGAAATGTCATTGCACAAAAGTTGACTGAAGCTTGGAAAACTGAGctacagaagaagaaagaagagaggccTGCCCCTATTAAAGGACCATTTTCAGAATTCAGGAaaattcttcagtttcttttggcTTATTCCATGTCCTTTAAGAACTTGAGTATGCTTTTACTTTTGACTTGGCCCTACATTCTTCTCATGTTTCTATTCTGTGCTTTTGTGGCAGTTAATGGTGGAATTGTTATTGGTGACCGGAGTAGTCATGAAGCCTGTCTACACTTTCCTCAGCTGttctactttttctcttttactctctttttttcctttcctcacctGCTGTCTCTTAACAAAATCAGGGCTTTTCTTTGCTTAGTTTGGAAACGGAGAATTCAGTTTTTTGTGATAACTTTAGTCTCTGTATTTTTAGTTTGGAAATTTACTTATGCTCATAAATACCTGCTAGCAGATAATAGACACTATACATTCTATGTGTGGAAAAGAGTTTTTCAAAGATAtgaaattgtgaaatatttgttAGTTCCAGTCTATATATTTGCTGGTTGGAGTATTGCTGACTCATTAAAATCAAAGTCAATTTTCTGGAATTTAatgtttttcatatgtttatttactGTTACAGTACCTCAGAAGCTGCTAGAATTTCGTTACTTCATTTTACCCTATGTTATTTATAGGCTTAATATACCTCTGCCACCCACATCCAGACTTGTTTGTGAGCTGGGTTGCTATGCAATTGTGAACTTCCTAACCTTTTATATCTTTCTGAACAAGACTTTTCAATGGCCTAATAGTCAAGACATTCAGAGGTTCATGTGGTAA